The region taggaagggaaaaaggaagggggggaattggaagggggagacaaaccatgagagactatggactctgagaaacaaactgagggttatagaggggagggggtggggggatgggttagcctggtgatgggtagtaaagagggcacgtactaaatggagcactgggtgttatacgcaaacaatgaatcatggaacactacatcaaaaactaatgatataatggatggtgattaacataacataataaaaaaaaaaatcctaagggagaTTCAAACAATAGAATCCACCTTACtgaatgaggattaaatgaggtgtTCCAAGTTAAGGGCCTAGCATATAGCTGCTGAAAAATCAGTATTTATCAATAggtagaggtagagggaaagaacTTCATAGTTCCCAATGTCTGATGAGGTGGTGCTGAAGAGGTTTGGAACTCTTCTGCATTCACTCTTCCTTTGTTGGGAGCAAGAGCAGAAGaacatagaaaataattatttccacaGTTTTCTCAGAGGGTCATCCCAGCCCCTAGCTCTGTTATCCAAATTAGCACCAACAAGTTCTAAACCAAGAGTAGAAAAATGCTTTGCCTAGTTGTTTGAGGAATATAAATACGTATTTTTAAAGGCCTTCAGGAGCAGCAGTTACAAGGTACTTTAGTTAAAAGAGTCTTTGTTATCACTCCTCAAGATCCTGATTCCAGTTATTTTGGATGTATATGCAGATATGGGAtttctggattatatggtagttctattttaaattttttgaggagcctctgtaatgttttccatagtagctgcaccagtttacattcccaccaaagatgtatgagggttccaatttctacACAttctggccaacacttgttacctttgtttttgtttttgtttttgtttttgtttataagaGCCATCCTagcaggtgggaggtgatatctcattgtggttttgatttgcatttccctgataaccagtgatgttgaataccttttcatgttcctgttgaccatttgtatgtcttccctggaagaatgtctgttcaaatcttttgcccatttaaaaactcaggtcatttatttttattgctatcgAGTCACaggagtttcttatatattttggataataacccctTCTCAAATATACGACTTGGCAATATTTTCCTCCTGTACtgccatgttcattgcaacagtattcacaatagccaatattaaggaaacaacctaaatgctcatcagtggatgaatggataaagaaaacatggtgtCTACATACAGTAGAATGTtactcagcctttaaaaagaaggaaatcctgctttTTAGCTGCCATCTTGCGTCCCCGCGTGTGTGCACCTAATCTCAGCTGGTCCGCCCGAGACCCCCTGAGCGCCAACCCTATTCCCCCCGCGCGGTCCCATTTccgctccaacaagatgaaagaaactatcatgaaccaggagaaactcgccaagctgcaagcacaagtgcgcattggtgggaaaggaactgctcgccgaaagaagaaggtggttcatagaacggctacagcagatgataaaaaacttcacttctccttaaagaagttaggggtagggcgcctgggtggctcagttggttcagcgactgccttcggctcaggtcatgatcctggagtcccgggatcgagtcccacatcgggctccctgctcagcggggagtctgcttctccctctgaccctcttccctcttgtgctatctctcattctttctctctcaaataaataaataaaatcttaaaaaaaaaaaaaagaagttaggggtaaacaatatctctggtattgaagaagtgaatatgttcacaaaccaaggaacagtgatccactttaacaaccccaaagttcaggcatccctggcagcgaacactttcaccattacaggccatgctgagacaaagcagctgacagaaatgctacccagtatcttaaaccaacttggtgcagacagtctgactagtttaagaagactggctgaagctctgcccaaacaatctgtggatggaaaagcaccacttgctaccggagaggatgatgatgatgaagttccagatcttgtggagaattttgatgaagcttctaagaatgaagcaaactgaattgagtcaacttctgaagaacataaaacttgaagttactgggagctgctattttatattatgactgctttttaaaattttgttcatggatctgataaaatctagatctctaatatttttaagcccaagccctttggacactgcagctcttttcagtttttgcttatacacaattcattctttgcagctatttaagctgaagaagcctgggaataaagtttgaaacaaggttaataaagttctttgcctaggaaaaaataaataaataaataaaaataaataaaaataaaaataaaaagaaggaaatcctgccatatgcaACATGATGATCCTGGAGGgcattgctaagtgaaataaactaatcagagaaaaacaaatacagcatgattccacttatatgaagtagctaaaatagtcaaattcatagaaaatagGGGGGAATcatggttgtcaggggctgggagaagaaggaaatggggagGTATTGTTCAATGGCTAGTAATTCTAGTTACACAAGATGAATAAAtactagagatctgctgtacaacagtgtctatagttaacaatactgtatagTTCAGTTAAAACATTtgttaagaggatagatctcatATTAACTGTCCTTAATCACAAAACaaagataattaaaagaaaaatcaaaggggcatgaggaaacttAGAGATGATGAATAGCTTTATTAccttaattgtggtgatggtttcatgggtatagGCATATAACCAAACTCattaaattatatgtattatatatgtgcaTGTTTTTCTGCaataattatacttcaataatttgttaattaaaaaagatatttgttgTTTCCCAGACTGCCATAGCTTCTTTCTTCCCTATCCTGACCCACACGCTTTAGAATGGCACAAAGCCCACCTCACAAGGTAGTCCTTACCACTGTTCAACATCCCCCCTCTTCTACATGGACCCTATTGTCTCCTAAAAGTAACATATTAGTTCTTATTGCCAAGTGCCCCATGATCCTTCATGCCGCTATTCTCTTGCATGTTATCTTCACATGAAATGCTCTTCCTCCCCTTTTACTGATCATGTGATGTTTATCAGCAACTCTATGAAGCCTTAACTAGTTGTCCCTTCCTCTGTATTCAAATAACACTAATATGTGCAAATCCATATTAGTATTTTACTCACTGTTTCGGAATTATCAGCTTGCatatttgtctctctgtctgGACTGGGAGCACATCCTGGATAGGGATATTGTCCTATGCATCTTAGACCACTAGGATCCAATAGAGTATGTGGTATATGCTGAAGAGATTAATGagttctttattaatttttttaaaaatttctgacatattttttagagattttttgtTAAACTCGTATTTAACTCTAGATGCAAATTCCAACTGTGTTTCTAGGCTATTATGTCTCTAAACATGTTTATAACATGCTTTCTGATCAGAGTTCAAGAGTCTATTATGTACTCTAATAGGAGCATCATGACTTCAAAGAGCTGGATTTACATAATTCTGATGTGCTGACGATATCTatccatttagaaaatatttaatgccCATTAAATACATGGCAAATGCTAGCactagaaataaaatgagatgtttcttgccctcaaggagttctcaggagagggaaagaggcagacGAGTCAACAATCCAATGTGATAAAAAGCCATTATACATGGAAGTACAGGTGCTATGGCGGCAAACTGAAAAGGTATATAAcccagattaaataaataaaacataggaaGACACTGTGCTTTATTTTGGCACACGAATAAAGTTAGCTACTCCTCTGTGGTTCcaataaatcatggaaaaatCCCTCCAGGAGAAACTACCAAATAGAAAATCCTCTAGCAGGTTTTCTCCTATTCCCACTAGACTGATGACGAATGAACACTCTTTTAAAACCATTGGACAGAATCCTGTTGCTCACTCCTCAGTGGCCATTTCTGAAAAATGTGTTCTTTAACATGAACAGGCCATACTGTTACAATTTAGAAAAAATTGTGCGACAGGCTGTACACAAATTATCAGTTCTAAGTACCCACAAGTCTAGGTTTTATAATCATTGTTAactcttatttctcttctaatttctCTATTACACATCTAAGGGCTCTTCTCTCAGCTAATGTGGTCTCTAGTAAAGAGAGATCTATTCTCCATTTCTTGTTTAGAGATACTTTTCTAAAAGGTAATTAATCTAAGCACCATTGGTACCTTTTGGATTCTGTGCAGGAAAACATCCTCCCCCGACAACACTTCCCACGAGTCAGTGTTCGCTCTCTGAACTGCTTCTTTGCAATGACTTAGTCTTGAAGTCTCTTTGCCACTCAGCCATATTCTCTGTGCTTTTGGGGctatatttccttctattctagcaggttcttcattttcttttgttctttctctgagaGATCCAAGCTTCATTCATCTGCTTTTATAGCATCACCCTTCAAGGCCTTCCATTCTCATGAAATCAAAAAGCCTTAAAGTTAAAAAGGACACCTTCCTCCCAATGCCAGTAAATTCTCTTTCACCAGGCTCCAACATCTTCTCTGACCATGCCTGGGAAAAGCACTCACACCTAAAATGTAGCCTACGTGATTGGTCCCCACTGGCCCTACCCCAAATAAATCATCCTCTTTCTTCCATGGCagctttcagatattttaaattatctgtaaTTTCCACACAATATAACCTTATCAATATAACCTATAACTTATCTTCGGTGTTTTTCACAGACAAGTTTCTCATATCAGTTTCCACTAATGGCACCTATTTCTATTATGTGTCCAATGCTAGAAGCTTGGTTTGTTCCTCATGAAATGTGGTGCCTTGGCATTATTCCCAGTACAGGATTCCAGTTGGAGTATGATCAGAACAGATATCAGAGGGATTCTTATCACCCTTTATCTGGTCACTATAGTTCTATTTATCAGATGCCATATAATACCATTCATATATTTGGTACCACTTGTTCCTCCAAAGATTAATCTCTTTTTTATTAATACTCGTTTGTGGGGGCTGGAATTAGAGTTAGTGACAAGAATCAGGGAACatgtaaaacatatatacatggattttcatTTATTACTATTAATTTGTATCTTACTGGTTTGTTTATAATCAAgcaacaagacttttttttttaagatttttatttatttatttatttatttgacacagagagaagggcaggcatggggcggggggagaagtaggccccctgccaagcagagactgacgtggggctcaatcccaggaccctgggatcatgccctgagccaaaggcagatgttcaaccaactgagccaaccaggtgccccaagatcttttattttttaaattccaatgaTTCTCACCTGCAATATAATAGCTACCCTGAATAATAAATGCTATTTTCAGATTTGAGAGTGATGTTTCTACATGTTCATTAATAAGGACTTCTCTTACCCCCATTTAATCACTCTGAAGCCTGAGTCCAGACCCCATACACATGAATTTTGACTCATCTACCTAAGCATGggtatcctttttatttcttctggcaCCTATCTACATAAGTATTAGCATAACTATTATTCTATTAATCATTAAGCAAGCTCAGGTGATTGAAAGTGAGGGACATCTGCTTGCTAGCTGGATATAAGCATCACTCTGTATCTCATCCTCAGTGTGGCAGACATATCCTAAGACAATCTCCAGTGTACACACTCTTGTATAATTTCTTTCCCTTCAATGCAGGAGAAACCTGTGACCTCATATGTGGCATTCCACAGTTAAGAGTGATCTCAAAGGTAAGGGACATTTCCCTTAGGAGTGAAAGATTTGAGCTCCACATCAATCACCCCAACCCTTAGATCCTATACAGGGGAGACAAGGCCCCAAACACCTTGTTTTGAAAACCAACAGGGAATATGACCAGGAAAACTACAGAACTGTAGGGAAAGGAAAACTCACCCTGAAAGGGCTCATATGCAGACTCTCTTGACCTGGAAACCAGTACAAAAACACCATATCAAAACCTGCATAGACCATAGGAAAAGGAATCCCACTTACTAATCTTGGAGCACCCGCTAGAGAGGCAGGAAGTAACTGGGCCTCTCCCTGGGGACTGAGACACTGGTGGAAGCCATTTTTGCTCTTTGTCTACATGCTGATGAAgtgctggcaggcaccattttgGAATCTTTCCCCTAGACTACTAAGGTCAGGGAGCATGCCCTGCTGAGAGCCCCACACAACCCTGTACCTTGTCTGGGTCTCCTAACACCCACCACCATGTCCACAACAGTCAAGCCAGACCTCATAGTTAGCCAAGCCAGGGACCAGTTCTCTGCACACCTGCAGCCGTTGCAGTCAGACCATGTAGCCAGCTGGGTCAGGAGTCAGCCCCACCCACCAGTGTACCTGCAGTAGTCATAGCCCCACTACAACAGGAGGGAACACACAGCCCACACAGGGGATACCTGTGGAGTACCTGGCTCTAGTGGCAAGGGAGGATTATGTTTCTGGGCCCCAGAGGACATCTCGTTCATAAGAACATTCCTTCAAGACAGGGAGATATAGCTGAACtacttaaaacaaagaaataaacacaaagagttaggcaaaatgaagagacagaggaatatatcACAAATGAAAGGACAAGagaaaatctcaggaaaaaaagagttaaatgaaagggaaataagCAATCTATCTGAAAGAGAGTTCAAAgcaatggtcataaagatgcttacCAAACTCAGGAGAAGAACAAATAAACACAGTGAGAACCTCAACAAAGAGACAGGAAATCTAAGAAAGTaccaatcagagctgaagaatacagtaacaaaaatgaaaactacataGGAGGAATCAATAGCATTTTAGAgaatgcagaagaatggatcaacaATCTGAAAGACAGGGTAGTGAAAATCACCCAAActtaacagcaaaaagaaaaaagaatttaaaataatgaggatATTTTAAAAGACCTCTGTATAATATCAACCATACTGATATACACATTATAGGGGTCTCAGAAAGAgcggagaggaagaaaggaagagaaaatttatatgaaaaaataatagctgaaaatttccctaacctgaagaaggaaaaagatctATATCTTAGTCCAGAGAGCACAGAGAACCCTAGAGAGCACAGAGAATCCCAAAGAAGATGAatccaaagagatccacaccaagacacatgacaattagaatttcagaaaataaagataaagagagactcataagagcagcaagagaaaagcaattagTTACCTATAAGGAAACACCCATAAGACATCAATTaagttttcagcagaaattttgcaggccaggaaggagtggaatgatatagtcaaagtgctgaaaaggaaaaatttacaaccaagaatactccacctggcaaggttatcattcagaaatgAAGGGATAATAGTTTCCCAGATAAGCAGAAGCAAAAGGAATTCATTACCACTAAACTGCCCTTATAAAGGACATTTATTAAAGGAGCTTCtctaaatggaaaagaaaaggctgtATCTAGAAGtcaaaaaatacatgaaagaaaaaaaatctcactggtaaaggcaAACATAGTAAAGGTAGTGGATCAACCACTTATAAAgatagtatgaaggttaaaatatAATAGTAAAATCAACTATATCTACAGTAATCAGCCAAAAGTTATgccaaaaaaaagatataaaatatgacatcaaaaacataagactatccagaagtggaattgctggatcacatggtagttctatttttaacttttttgtgggacctttatactgttttccacagtggctgcaataatttacattcccaccaacagtatagaaGGGTATCTTTGTCTTTACATCCTCTCCAataattgttatttcttgtctttttgataatagccattctgacaggggtcCAGCTGATACCTTACTGGGgttttggatttgcatttccctgatgattagtgatgttgaggattttttttttatgtgcctattaaccatctgtatgtcttcattggaaaaaaaaatgactattcaggtccttctgcccattttaaattagattattttttggTTTGACTTGTGTGAgttgtttatgtattttggatgtaCCCCTTATTGGGTATATCATTTGTGAATACCT is a window of Zalophus californianus isolate mZalCal1 chromosome 1, mZalCal1.pri.v2, whole genome shotgun sequence DNA encoding:
- the LOC118356188 gene encoding transcription factor BTF3-like, which translates into the protein MKETIMNQEKLAKLQAQVRIGGKGTARRKKKVVHRTATADDKKLHFSLKKLGLGVNNISGIEEVNMFTNQGTVIHFNNPKVQASLAANTFTITGHAETKQLTEMLPSILNQLGADSLTSLRRLAEALPKQSVDGKAPLATGEDDDDEVPDLVENFDEASKNEAN